Proteins encoded by one window of Streptomyces uncialis:
- the crgA gene encoding cell division protein CrgA, with amino-acid sequence MPKSRIRKKADYTPPPSKETTAIKLSNRSWVAPLMLAMFFIGLAWIVVFYVTDGDLPIDALANWNIVVGFGFIAAGFGVSTQWK; translated from the coding sequence GTGCCGAAGTCACGTATCCGCAAGAAGGCCGACTACACGCCGCCGCCGTCGAAGGAGACGACGGCGATCAAGCTGAGCAACCGGAGCTGGGTCGCTCCGCTGATGCTGGCGATGTTCTTCATCGGCCTGGCCTGGATCGTCGTCTTCTACGTCACGGACGGCGATCTCCCGATCGACGCACTCGCGAACTGGAACATCGTCGTCGGCTTCGGCTTCATCGCCGCGGGCTTCGGTGTCTCCACGCAGTGGAAGTGA
- a CDS encoding DUF5324 family protein, with amino-acid sequence MTRIDSVRAATGSAKDSVLHAAEVVAPYADTAKDRAAQYATEARVRLAPKVSHAAQQAAEQARVQYGAHLAPVIEQARTHVPPKVDHAAQEAALRTRKAARQAAEYSRPRIEHAVAAAGPVRDEAASRGAAAIAALRGQVSADEVRKLVRRHERRARAGRAVKGVLILGVLAGGAFAAWKWWDKQANPDWLVEPPAATEVPESGGTLNAVDGSPDALDPEVEAKQAQLDAEGDPQDRE; translated from the coding sequence GTGACCCGCATCGACAGCGTGCGCGCCGCGACCGGTTCGGCGAAGGACAGCGTGCTGCACGCCGCGGAAGTGGTGGCGCCCTACGCCGACACCGCCAAGGACCGGGCCGCACAGTACGCGACCGAGGCCCGCGTACGGCTGGCACCCAAGGTGTCGCATGCCGCGCAGCAGGCCGCCGAGCAGGCCCGTGTCCAGTACGGCGCCCATCTCGCACCCGTGATCGAGCAGGCCCGTACCCATGTACCGCCGAAGGTCGACCACGCCGCCCAGGAGGCCGCCCTGCGCACCCGCAAGGCGGCCCGGCAGGCCGCGGAGTACTCCCGGCCGCGGATCGAGCACGCGGTGGCCGCCGCCGGACCCGTACGGGACGAGGCGGCCTCCCGTGGGGCGGCGGCGATCGCCGCGCTGCGCGGACAGGTCAGCGCCGACGAGGTGCGCAAGCTGGTCCGCAGGCATGAGCGCCGGGCCCGTGCCGGACGTGCCGTGAAGGGGGTGCTGATCCTCGGCGTGCTGGCGGGTGGCGCCTTCGCCGCGTGGAAGTGGTGGGACAAGCAGGCCAACCCGGACTGGCTGGTCGAGCCGCCCGCCGCGACGGAGGTACCCGAGTCGGGCGGCACGCTGAACGCCGTCGACGGTTCCCCGGATGCCCTCGACCCCGAGGTGGAGGCCAAGCAGGCACAGCTGGACGCCGAGGGCGACCCGCAGGACCGGGAGTAG
- a CDS encoding peptidylprolyl isomerase has translation MAEQLYATLKTNQGDIVLRLLPDHAPETVKNFVELAQGQREWVHPETGKRSTDRLYDGTVFHRVIPGFMLQGGDPLGNGTGGPGYQFKDEFHPDLQFDRPYLLAMANAGPGTNGSQFFITVEPTAWLNRKHTIFGEVVDDASQKVVDAIAGTQTNPRTDRPVNDVVIESVVVEKR, from the coding sequence GTGGCCGAGCAGCTTTACGCCACCCTGAAGACCAACCAAGGCGACATCGTGTTGAGGCTCCTGCCCGACCACGCGCCGGAGACGGTCAAGAACTTCGTCGAGCTCGCCCAGGGGCAGCGGGAGTGGGTCCACCCGGAGACGGGCAAGCGGTCGACCGACCGGCTGTACGACGGAACGGTCTTCCACCGGGTCATCCCCGGGTTCATGCTCCAGGGCGGGGACCCGCTGGGGAACGGCACCGGTGGCCCGGGCTACCAGTTCAAGGACGAGTTCCACCCCGACCTCCAGTTCGACCGCCCCTACCTGCTGGCCATGGCCAACGCGGGTCCGGGCACCAACGGCTCCCAGTTCTTCATCACGGTCGAGCCGACGGCGTGGCTGAACCGCAAGCACACCATCTTCGGTGAGGTCGTGGACGACGCCAGCCAGAAGGTCGTGGACGCGATCGCCGGTACGCAGACCAACCCGCGTACCGACCGTCCCGTCAACGACGTGGTCATCGAGTCGGTCGTCGTCGAGAAGCGCTGA
- a CDS encoding rhomboid family intramembrane serine protease, giving the protein MDQAPGGPHGTQGPQGAPSLPTCYRHPDRETGIRCTRCERPICPECMISASVGFQCPECVRDGSGTGHAPTANQPRTLTGGSLVKDPRLITKILIAVNLFVFVAIQIDSRLVNDLVLLGAWPPAPYPVTEGVADGQWYRLVTSMFAHQEVWHIAFNMLSLWWLGGPLEAAFGRSRYLALYLLSGLAGGALTYVLVDPTSASLGASGAVYGLFGATAVLVKRLNYDMRPVIALLAINMIFTFTMPGIAWQAHVGGLIAGLAIAYAMVHAPRERRPLVQWGTCAAVLLVVVGTVLVRSLTLL; this is encoded by the coding sequence ATGGACCAGGCGCCAGGCGGACCGCACGGGACTCAGGGCCCGCAGGGCGCACCGAGCCTGCCCACCTGCTACCGGCATCCGGACCGTGAGACAGGCATCCGCTGCACCCGCTGCGAGCGGCCGATATGCCCGGAGTGCATGATCAGCGCGTCGGTCGGGTTCCAGTGCCCCGAGTGTGTACGCGACGGATCGGGCACCGGGCACGCCCCCACGGCCAACCAGCCGCGCACCCTCACGGGCGGTTCCCTCGTCAAGGACCCCCGGCTGATCACGAAGATCCTCATCGCGGTCAATCTCTTCGTCTTCGTCGCGATCCAGATCGACAGCCGTCTGGTGAACGATCTGGTGCTGCTCGGGGCCTGGCCCCCGGCCCCGTACCCCGTCACGGAAGGTGTCGCGGACGGTCAGTGGTACCGGCTGGTGACGTCGATGTTCGCGCACCAGGAGGTGTGGCACATCGCGTTCAACATGCTCAGCCTGTGGTGGCTGGGCGGTCCGCTGGAGGCGGCCTTCGGCCGGAGCCGGTATCTCGCGCTGTATCTGCTCTCCGGTCTCGCGGGCGGCGCCCTCACGTATGTGCTGGTCGACCCCACCTCCGCCTCGCTGGGCGCGTCCGGCGCGGTCTACGGTCTCTTCGGTGCCACAGCGGTGCTCGTGAAGCGGCTCAACTACGACATGCGCCCGGTGATCGCGCTTCTCGCGATCAATATGATCTTCACCTTCACCATGCCGGGTATCGCCTGGCAGGCCCATGTCGGCGGTCTGATCGCCGGTCTGGCCATCGCCTACGCCATGGTGCACGCCCCGCGCGAGCGGCGGCCGCTGGTCCAGTGGGGGACCTGTGCGGCGGTACTGCTGGTCGTGGTGGGCACCGTGCTCGTCCGCTCGCTCACGCTGCTCTGA
- a CDS encoding DUF881 domain-containing protein, which produces MSNSADSPGLRTSPARQKRLRPVRILTAGVFALAGLLFVTSFNTAKGTNIRTDASMLKLSDLIQERSGRNGELEESNGVLRDDVETLTKNGHGGATRTEEDRLKALEAQAGTQELRGKALTVTLDDAPPDATPKLPGYPDPQPDDLVIHQQDLQAVVNALWQGGADGIRVMDQRLISTSAVRCVGNTLILQGRVYSPPYKITAVGDPAKLKRALSSAPSIQNYMLYVNVYGLGWKVNDDGMTTLPGYAGTVDLHQAKPVG; this is translated from the coding sequence TTGAGCAATTCTGCCGACTCCCCCGGTCTGCGCACCAGTCCCGCTCGTCAGAAGCGTCTGCGACCGGTGCGAATCCTCACCGCGGGCGTCTTCGCGCTCGCCGGACTCCTCTTCGTGACCAGCTTCAACACCGCCAAGGGCACCAATATCCGCACCGACGCCTCCATGCTGAAACTCTCCGACCTGATCCAGGAGCGCAGCGGCAGGAACGGGGAGCTGGAGGAGTCCAACGGCGTCCTGCGCGACGACGTCGAGACCCTCACCAAGAACGGCCACGGCGGTGCGACCAGGACCGAGGAGGACCGGCTGAAGGCGCTGGAGGCCCAGGCCGGTACCCAGGAACTGCGCGGCAAGGCCCTCACCGTCACCCTCGACGACGCCCCGCCGGACGCCACCCCCAAGCTGCCCGGCTACCCCGACCCGCAGCCCGACGACCTGGTCATCCACCAGCAGGACCTCCAGGCCGTGGTGAACGCGCTCTGGCAGGGCGGCGCCGACGGCATCCGGGTCATGGACCAGCGGCTGATCTCCACCAGCGCGGTCCGCTGCGTGGGCAACACCCTGATCCTCCAGGGCCGGGTCTACTCACCGCCCTACAAGATCACCGCGGTCGGCGACCCCGCCAAGCTCAAGCGGGCCCTCAGCTCGGCCCCCTCGATCCAGAACTACATGCTGTACGTGAACGTCTACGGCCTGGGCTGGAAAGTGAACGACGACGGGATGACGACCCTCCCCGGCTACGCGGGCACGGTGGACCTTCACCAGGCGAAGCCGGTGGGCTAG